A single region of the Polyodon spathula isolate WHYD16114869_AA chromosome 12, ASM1765450v1, whole genome shotgun sequence genome encodes:
- the LOC121324476 gene encoding heterogeneous nuclear ribonucleoprotein A/B-like isoform X3, with translation MSDTEQQLMETSENGHEGEEESNGAEQAAEHTEGDVKEETAEGEPQNGATEGDQINASKSEEDAGKMFVGGLSWDTSKKDLKDYFSKFGEVTDCTIKMDPNTGRSRGFGFILFKEAAGVDKVLEQKEHRLDGRQIDPKKAMAMKKEPVKKIFVGGLNPETTEEKIREYFGTYGEIESIELPMDPKTNKRRGFVFITFKEESPVKKILEKKYHNVSGSKVTNGKDGLCEIKIAQPKEVYQQQQFGGRSFGGRGRGGRGGGGGQNQNWNQGYNNYWNQGYGNQGYGYGGQQGYGGYGGYGNYDYTGYYGYGQGGYDYRLK, from the exons atGTCCGACACCGAGCAACAGCTTATGGAAACCTCCGAGAACGGCcatgagggagaggaggaatCGAATGGAGCCGAGCAAGCAGCAGAACACACGGAAGGTGACGTTAAGGAGGAAACGGCAGAGGGAGAGCCTCAGAATGGTGCAACAGAAGGGGATCAGATCAACGCCAGCAAAAGCGAGGAGGATGCGGG GAAAATGTTTGTTGGTGGTCTGAGTTGGGATACAAGCAAGAAAGACCTTAAAGACTACTTCTCTAAGTTTGGAGAAGTGACTGACTGCACTATCAAGATGGATCCCAACACTGGAAGATCAAGAGGCTTTGGCTTTATCCTCTTCAAAGAAGCTGCTGGTGTAGACAAG GTCCTGGAACAGAAGGAGCACAGGCTTGATGGGCGACAGATCGACCCAAAGAAGGCAATGGCTATGAAAAAGGAGCCTGTCAAGAAAATTTTTGTTGGTGGTCTGAACCCAGAGACAACAGAAGAAAAGATCAGAGAATACTTTGGAACCTATGGAGAG ATTGAATCTATTGAACTTCCAATGGACCCAAAGACTAACAAAAGGAGGGGCTTTGTATTCATCACATTCAAAGAAGAATCTCCCGTTAAAAAAATCCTTGAGAAAAAATACCATAACGTTAGTGGAAGCAAGGTAACAAACGGGAAGGATGGCCTT TGTGAAATTAAAATTGCGCAGCCCAAGGAAGTCtaccagcagcagcagtttgGTGGCCGTAGTTTTGGTGGCAGAGGCAGGGGAGGCCGTGGTGGAGGAGGAG gcCAAAACCAGAACTGGAACCAGGGTTACAATAACTACTGGAATCAGGGCTATGGCAACCAGGGGTATGGTTATGGTGGACAGCAAGGCTATGGTGGCTATGGCGGATACGGAAATTACGACTACACTGGCTACTATGGATATGGGCAGGGGGGTTATGATTACA gaCTAAAATAA
- the LOC121324476 gene encoding heterogeneous nuclear ribonucleoprotein A/B-like isoform X2, which produces MSDTEQQLMETSENGHEGEEESNGAEQAAEHTEGDVKEETAEGEPQNGATEGDQINASKSEEDAGKMFVGGLSWDTSKKDLKDYFSKFGEVTDCTIKMDPNTGRSRGFGFILFKEAAGVDKVLEQKEHRLDGRQIDPKKAMAMKKEPVKKIFVGGLNPETTEEKIREYFGTYGEIESIELPMDPKTNKRRGFVFITFKEESPVKKILEKKYHNVSGSKCEIKIAQPKEVYQQQQFGGRSFGGRGRGGRGGGGGQNQNWNQGYNNYWNQGYGNQGYGYGGQQGYGGYGGYGNYDYTGYYGYGQGGYDYNQGNTSYGKTPRRGGHQSSYKPY; this is translated from the exons atGTCCGACACCGAGCAACAGCTTATGGAAACCTCCGAGAACGGCcatgagggagaggaggaatCGAATGGAGCCGAGCAAGCAGCAGAACACACGGAAGGTGACGTTAAGGAGGAAACGGCAGAGGGAGAGCCTCAGAATGGTGCAACAGAAGGGGATCAGATCAACGCCAGCAAAAGCGAGGAGGATGCGGG GAAAATGTTTGTTGGTGGTCTGAGTTGGGATACAAGCAAGAAAGACCTTAAAGACTACTTCTCTAAGTTTGGAGAAGTGACTGACTGCACTATCAAGATGGATCCCAACACTGGAAGATCAAGAGGCTTTGGCTTTATCCTCTTCAAAGAAGCTGCTGGTGTAGACAAG GTCCTGGAACAGAAGGAGCACAGGCTTGATGGGCGACAGATCGACCCAAAGAAGGCAATGGCTATGAAAAAGGAGCCTGTCAAGAAAATTTTTGTTGGTGGTCTGAACCCAGAGACAACAGAAGAAAAGATCAGAGAATACTTTGGAACCTATGGAGAG ATTGAATCTATTGAACTTCCAATGGACCCAAAGACTAACAAAAGGAGGGGCTTTGTATTCATCACATTCAAAGAAGAATCTCCCGTTAAAAAAATCCTTGAGAAAAAATACCATAACGTTAGTGGAAGCAAG TGTGAAATTAAAATTGCGCAGCCCAAGGAAGTCtaccagcagcagcagtttgGTGGCCGTAGTTTTGGTGGCAGAGGCAGGGGAGGCCGTGGTGGAGGAGGAG gcCAAAACCAGAACTGGAACCAGGGTTACAATAACTACTGGAATCAGGGCTATGGCAACCAGGGGTATGGTTATGGTGGACAGCAAGGCTATGGTGGCTATGGCGGATACGGAAATTACGACTACACTGGCTACTATGGATATGGGCAGGGGGGTTATGATTACA ACCAGGGCAATACAAGCTATGGAAAAACTCCAAGACGTGGAGGCCACCAGAGTAGCTACAAGCCATACTGA
- the LOC121324476 gene encoding heterogeneous nuclear ribonucleoprotein A/B-like isoform X1: protein MSDTEQQLMETSENGHEGEEESNGAEQAAEHTEGDVKEETAEGEPQNGATEGDQINASKSEEDAGKMFVGGLSWDTSKKDLKDYFSKFGEVTDCTIKMDPNTGRSRGFGFILFKEAAGVDKVLEQKEHRLDGRQIDPKKAMAMKKEPVKKIFVGGLNPETTEEKIREYFGTYGEIESIELPMDPKTNKRRGFVFITFKEESPVKKILEKKYHNVSGSKVTNGKDGLCEIKIAQPKEVYQQQQFGGRSFGGRGRGGRGGGGGQNQNWNQGYNNYWNQGYGNQGYGYGGQQGYGGYGGYGNYDYTGYYGYGQGGYDYNQGNTSYGKTPRRGGHQSSYKPY from the exons atGTCCGACACCGAGCAACAGCTTATGGAAACCTCCGAGAACGGCcatgagggagaggaggaatCGAATGGAGCCGAGCAAGCAGCAGAACACACGGAAGGTGACGTTAAGGAGGAAACGGCAGAGGGAGAGCCTCAGAATGGTGCAACAGAAGGGGATCAGATCAACGCCAGCAAAAGCGAGGAGGATGCGGG GAAAATGTTTGTTGGTGGTCTGAGTTGGGATACAAGCAAGAAAGACCTTAAAGACTACTTCTCTAAGTTTGGAGAAGTGACTGACTGCACTATCAAGATGGATCCCAACACTGGAAGATCAAGAGGCTTTGGCTTTATCCTCTTCAAAGAAGCTGCTGGTGTAGACAAG GTCCTGGAACAGAAGGAGCACAGGCTTGATGGGCGACAGATCGACCCAAAGAAGGCAATGGCTATGAAAAAGGAGCCTGTCAAGAAAATTTTTGTTGGTGGTCTGAACCCAGAGACAACAGAAGAAAAGATCAGAGAATACTTTGGAACCTATGGAGAG ATTGAATCTATTGAACTTCCAATGGACCCAAAGACTAACAAAAGGAGGGGCTTTGTATTCATCACATTCAAAGAAGAATCTCCCGTTAAAAAAATCCTTGAGAAAAAATACCATAACGTTAGTGGAAGCAAGGTAACAAACGGGAAGGATGGCCTT TGTGAAATTAAAATTGCGCAGCCCAAGGAAGTCtaccagcagcagcagtttgGTGGCCGTAGTTTTGGTGGCAGAGGCAGGGGAGGCCGTGGTGGAGGAGGAG gcCAAAACCAGAACTGGAACCAGGGTTACAATAACTACTGGAATCAGGGCTATGGCAACCAGGGGTATGGTTATGGTGGACAGCAAGGCTATGGTGGCTATGGCGGATACGGAAATTACGACTACACTGGCTACTATGGATATGGGCAGGGGGGTTATGATTACA ACCAGGGCAATACAAGCTATGGAAAAACTCCAAGACGTGGAGGCCACCAGAGTAGCTACAAGCCATACTGA